From a region of the Brachionichthys hirsutus isolate HB-005 chromosome 9, CSIRO-AGI_Bhir_v1, whole genome shotgun sequence genome:
- the atp5f1d gene encoding ATP synthase subunit delta, mitochondrial — protein MAARFLRRALPVLRQARSYAEAAGASQMSFTFASPTQVYFKEASVKQIDVPTLTGAFGILPSHVPTLQVLRPGLVTVFNDDGSSAKYFVSSGSVTVNADSSVQLLAEEAVPLDQLDIAAAKANLEKLQSSLAGTSDGVARAETLISIEANEAIVKALE, from the exons ATGGCAGCCAGATTTCTCCGTCGTGCTCTCCCCGTGCTGAGGCAAGCCCGCTCGTACGCAGAAGCCGCCGGCGCCTCGCAGATGTCCTTCACTTTCGCCTCCCCGACCCAG GTGTATTTCAAAGAGGCCAGCGTCAAACAGATCGACGTGCCCACACTCACCGGGGCGTTTGGTATCCTTCCGTCCCACGTACCCACCCTGCAAGTACTCAGGCCCGGCCTTGTCACGGTCTTCAATGATGATGGCTCCTCTGCTAAATATTTTG tgaGCAGTGGGTCGGTAACGGTCAACGCTGATTCTTCAGTGCAGCTTCTAGCTGAGGAGGCTGTTCCTCTGGACCAGTTGGACATTGCT GCTGCAAAGGCCAACCTGGAGAAGCTTCAGTCTTCCTTGGCGGGCACATCTGACGGAGTGGCGAGGGCCGAGACTTTGATTAGCATAGAGGCTAACGAGGCCATCGTCAAGGCTCTGGAGTAG
- the cbarpb gene encoding voltage-dependent calcium channel beta subunit-associated regulatory protein, with protein MSNESTVWNIRPENSTVSLFFTKLTFCTTQEIPFEADKQKDGYMLLVVILLIGTLIFISIVLITCCRCSRGGKFCARANDDPEKTNTTYTEEPRPTHEITIRVDESECLSMASSNDQATERFLSTGTTGRRVSFNEAALYDHGKKAQEKGRRYTLTEGDFHHLKNARLTHLHIPPPALKIVTIHECDSAENSITMTTRAVAKSALSIFQPTLCPLPQTALTGLSVNPSCALPGDALNSVVNTSFSESAVALSIVEPSSIEMRVGPRGRGSSVSVGDEASGRSGAPTVGSCAGSQRPMLQFFTKLRRHASLEGASPYFKIKKWKLESSQRASSLDTRGSPKRRHFQRQRAASESMDQDDNDAHHMDLIQYIARTQDVTHRPSQPTTRLLSPTSTSPPSLGRLEVEVMVEPSGSHGGPGVIGLSPDPQDETLTLESREGAYPLDPQEPQSLYKDIWSLRATLEQYAASDQSSNNDRSSVCSDADSMCSLGGRLEPERGRLPSHSSQDLGDEAEGEEDDKDGVYPDDKLGVKAGKPRKQQSTGSERGGGDGETGTRKLLQMDSGYASIEAPFRGPEDLRLFGSLGGSHAERTAHEKRHHFTHAGRSGTIGDSFESHFFEEEPDDGVSFGASGGGSKEPSWFPYGQMLTPREAAQASPQPPTLHRRDYSIDEKTDALFHEFLRHDPQFDLQELPLRKHRSRVHLRKQWQRHKQWSDPGVRHIQSSFDRQRIPLRRGESVNYPLDASYHSTLPRIVSAPDEEGSDGTGSTPSTPKVASSTAEESGMGREHSVAVGDAGNSSSPLPPSHPAISDQDGGLVEQREPREDSKQSETVDERTSPQPPDPSGYGPQTVTAELTDKLTANLDERLYMGLRRTKDTPPECVTVTATHASPDHSPV; from the exons ATGAGCAATGAGTCTACTGTCTGGAACATCCGACCAGAAAACTCCACAGTAAGTTTATTTTTCACCAAATT AACTTTTTGCACGACTCAGGAGATACCTTTCGAGGCTGATAAGCAGAAAGATGGGTATATGCTCCTGGTGGTGATTCTCCTGATAGGAACGTtgatcttcatctccatcgtcctcATCACCTGCTGTCGCTGCTCTCGAGGAGGGAAGTTCTGTGCCAG GGCCAACGATGACCCTGAGAAAACCAACACCACCTACACGGAGGAGCCTCGGCCCACCCACG AAATCACCATCCGGGTGGACGAGTCAGAATGCCTGTCCATGGCCAGTTCCAACGACCAGGCGACTGAGCGCTTCCTCTCCACGGGCACCACGGGCCGCCGCGTGTCCTTCAACGAGGCCGCGCTCTATGATCACGGCAAAAAGGCACAGGAGAAGGGCCGCAG gtacACTCTGACAGAGGGCGACTTTCACCACCTGAAGAATGCCCGGCTCACACACCTCCACATCCCTCCCCCGGCCCTAAAGATAGTCACGATCCACGAGTGCGACTCTGCCGAGAACagcatcaccatgacaacacgTGCCGTTGCTAAGTCGGCGCTTTCCATCTTCCAG CCGACGCTGTGCCCTCTGCCACAAACGGCGTTGACCGGCCTGAGCGTCAATCCCAGCTGTGCTCTCCCTGGAGACGCTCTCAACTCCGTGGTGAACACAAGCTTCAGTGAGAGCGCCGTCGCTCTCAGCATCGTAGAGCCAAGCTCT ATCGAGATGAGAGTGGGGCCACGGGGCCGCGGCAGCAGTGTCAGCGTCGGGGACGAGGCTTCCGGCAGGAGCGGTGCCCCCACTGTTGGGAGCTGTGCTGGCAGCCAGAGACCCATGCTGCAGTTCTTCACAAAACTGCGGCGCCACGCGAGTCTCGAGGGTGCCAGCCCATACTTCAAGATAAAAAAATGGAAGCTGGAGAGCAGCCAGAGAGCCTCGAGTCTGGACACCAGAG GCTCTCCGAAGAGGAGACACTTCCAGCGGCAGCGAGCGGCCAGCGAGAGCATGGACCAGGACGACAATGACGCTCACCACATGGACCTCATCCAGTACATCGCCCGCACCCAGGACGTCACCCACCGTCCCAGCCAGCCCACTACACGCCTCCTCTCACCCACTTCTACATCACCCCCCTCCCTCGGCAG GCTAGAGGTAGAAGTGATGGTGGAGCCCAGTGGCAGCCATGGAGGACCAGGGGTGATTGGCCTATCCCCTGATCCCCAAGATGAAACACTTACCCTGGAAAGCAGGGAAGGTGCATACCCTTTGGACCCCCAGGAGCCCCAGTCCCTTTACAAAGACATCTGGTCCCTACGTGCGACGCTTGAACAGTACGCAGCCTCCGACCAGAGCAGCAACAATGACAGAAGCTCTGTCTGCAGCGATGCCGACAGCATGTGTTCGCTGGGCGGGCGCTTAGAACCCGAAAGAGGAAGACTGCCCAGCCACTCATCCCAGGATTTGGGTGATGAGGCAGAGGGTGAAGAGGACGACAAGGATGGTGTGTATCCGGATGACAAGCTGGGAGTGAAAGCGGGAAAACCAAGGAAACAGCAAAGCACAGGATCAGAGCGAGGTGGCGGCGATGGAGAAACCGGGACTCGTAAATTGCTGCAGATGGATAGCGGCTATGCGTCCATCGAAGCGCCATTTCGTGGCCCAGAAGACTTGCGACTCTTTGGAAGCCTCGGTGGCAGCCACGCGGAGAGGACAGCCCATGAAAAAAGGCATCACTTCACCCATGCAGGAAGATCTGGCACCATTGGTGACAGTTTTGAGTCTCATTTCTTTGAGGAGGAGCCGGACGACGGCGTGTCTTTCGGTGCCAGTGGCGGGGGGTCCAAAGAGCCGAGCTGGTTCCCATACGGTCAGATGCTCACGCCTCGGGAGGCAGCGCAGGCTTCGCCTCAGCCGCCAACGCTTCACCGGAGAGACTACAGCATAGACGAGAAGACGGACGCCCTCTTCCACGAGTTTCTCCGCCACGATCCTCAGTTTGACCTGCAGGAGTTGCCGCTAAGAAAGCACCGCTCACGAGTACACCTCCGCAAGCAGTGGCAGCGGCACAAGCAGTGGAGCGACCCTGGCGTCCGGCACATCCAATCCTCGTTTGACAGGCAGCGCATCCCACTACGGAGGGGCGAAAGCGTGAACTATCCACTGGACGCAAGTTACCACAGCACTCTCCCTCGCATTGTTAGCGCTCCCGATGAAGAGGGCAGCGACGGGACTGGGAGCACGCCCAGCACTCCGAAGGTGGCGTCTTCGACTGCTGAGGAATCTGGCATGGGCAGGGAGCACAGTGTCGCCGTCGGAGACGCTGGgaactcctcctctcctttacCACCATCGCATCCTGCCATCTCTGATCAAGACGGAGGGCTCGTTGAGCAGCGCGAGCCTCGGGAGGACAGCAAACAATCAGAAACCGTGGACGAGCGCACGTCTCCTCAGCCGCCCGACCCCTCAGGCTACGGCCCTCAAACCGTCACAGCAGAGCTGACAGACAAACTGACAGCAAACCTGGATGAGCGGTTGTACATGGGCCTTCGCAGGACCAAGGACACGCCCCCCGAGTGTGTGACGGTGACAGCCACGCACGCTTCTCCGGACCACAGCCCAGTGTAG